The DNA region CGAAAATATGGTCGAGATTTTCCAGTAGCTGCTTTTTTCCTTCTGCTTTCAAGCGGTCCTGGTTCACCGTTTTCACAGCATTATCTTTGGCGTACTGCGTAATTTTTTTCAGGTCGTTTTCGTTGAAGCGGTCGAAAAAGGAATCGTCCATCGACTGGATCTCCACACTGGGAATGATCTTAACTTCGGGGGTTGGTAATTCCTTAATAATCAGTTTTTTATTAATGGAATCAACCTCGATGGTCATTTTGTTGAGGTCGTAGGAAACCTGCGCATTGGTCTTGGTAAAAGTGATAATTTCCTTTTCTAAAGAGGGCAATAATGGACTTCCCAATAGCTGCGAAGTCATCTTCGTTTTCTGCATGCTCGAAAAATCCTGCTCCATCACCACCATTTTGTTCATCTTCCTGATTTGGTTGGTAATGATGTAGTAGTCGTTCTGAACCTTGTCGTCGGCTTTCTTTGTGATTTTGTTCCACAAGAGGAAAAGGAGCAACATTGCGGCTGCTCCCAAAATGAACGGTAATATTTTGTTCCGGTAATTCAACTTATTTGAAAATATCTTTAATGGATGAATCGTCTTTTTTCAGAATTTGTAAGAGGTCTTGCTCAATATATCCAGTTTCTGGGTTTTCAATAATTCTTCCAATTTCTTTACCATATTTTTTTAGAATTATTGTGGGAACACGCTGCACGTTTAGGCGAACTTCGTCCCCATTTGGTGATTCCTTTTTTCTATTTACTGCTAGAACTTCCAGTTTTTGCTCTGGATAATTCACTGCTTCCAATATTTTCATAAATCGCGGTACCTCTCGATGGCTGTCTTCACACCATGTTCCCATTACCAAAGTAATATTATAGGACCCTAATTTTTGTTTTTTCAATTCTGCGATGCTTTTCTGATCGAGTGCGTATTCATCATGTTCTTTGGTGTACCAACCGTTGTAGGGTTCTTTCAGTAATTGGTCTTTAGTTTGGTAACC from Chryseobacterium suipulveris includes:
- a CDS encoding DUF4230 domain-containing protein, which gives rise to MLLLFLLWNKITKKADDKVQNDYYIITNQIRKMNKMVVMEQDFSSMQKTKMTSQLLGSPLLPSLEKEIITFTKTNAQVSYDLNKMTIEVDSINKKLIIKELPTPEVKIIPSVEIQSMDDSFFDRFNENDLKKITQYAKDNAVKTVNQDRLKAEGKKQLLENLDHIFVLAKALNYKIEDNTGKLDPSSF
- a CDS encoding TlpA family protein disulfide reductase, whose product is MRNITKSMFITVTVLMTFQSCQSQKIVVNREVTTERDGKMLLGYQTKDQLLKEPYNGWYTKEHDEYALDQKSIAELKKQKLGSYNITLVMGTWCEDSHREVPRFMKILEAVNYPEQKLEVLAVNRKKESPNGDEVRLNVQRVPTIILKKYGKEIGRIIENPETGYIEQDLLQILKKDDSSIKDIFK